In Spirosoma sp. KUDC1026, the sequence AGCGGCTGATACGTTTTAGTAATCAGCCGGGAAAGCGCATAAACCGGAAAACAAGCCTGTTCGTCTAACCGGAGCTTGGGGTCGATCTCAAACGATGGTACATCTTTCATTGGTGTGACAAATATAAGATCTTTTTACATTGTATCAAATTATATTTTATACAATGTAAAAAATATACCTGTATGCTCAACAAAGAAGCGCCCGCGGTTCAGCCAGTTGTGAACCGCGGGCGCTTTATATGTAATCTCAAAAATCTTATTGCTGGAACAAAGGCTCGCCCAGCAGTCGTTTCAGCTCGAGCTGGTTCAGTAACAGCTGGTACTGAAACGTAAGCCGACCAAGTTCGGCTTCCTCTACGCCCGTTTCGGCGCTTTGTAATTCTACGTTCGTAATAACGCCGTTACGCAGGCGGGCATTGGCGATCTGCAATGCCTGACGGGACTGCAGCACCTGCGTTTCCAGGTTAGCCAGCCGCGTCTGATTGCTGCGAATGTCGGCGTTCAATTGGGCAATGGTCTGGCGGAGCTGTGCGTTGGCGTTCTCAACGGCGTAGCGACTGGCGTTCAGGTTTAACTGAGCCGCCTGATTCTGCAACTGATACCGCTTTCCCGAATAGATGGGAACAGTCAGCGCCACACCGGCTGCTACGTTGAACTTCGGTGTATTGATCTCCGGCAGGTACCCATTCCGGTAACCGGCCGATCCGGTGAAGCTCAAACTAGGGCGACCAGCCAGATTATTGACAGTAATGTCCGTTTCGGCCTGCCGAACGCGATCCTGCGCCAGCAATACGTCTTTGTTACCAGCCAGCCCCGATACGTCACCGGTCAGGCTGTAAGGCTGCGTGGGGCTGCTGCCCGTTGCTTCCAGATTGAACTGGCCCGTTGCCTGACTCACATCTGGGTTTACATTACCCGTCAGATACTGCAGCTGAGCCAGCTGGCGTTCGAGCTGGTTCTGGATC encodes:
- a CDS encoding TolC family protein; translated protein: MKSTISIIIFLLGAGVAQAQQPTPVSDNLRALVQQANTNYPVLKQQQQQIQAGELRSDIARAGLRPNVSGNASYQYLNPVAKATLPVDGVTRTLQFQPNHNVNAYVGIGQTIYDWGRTNAAVKQADDNTQVLRRTQEITQQTLAYQVAATYYGIGFLRQSLAVQDSVIKTAGANVQLLAARLQNGDALQYDVLTQQVRVKAAQNRKIEIQNQLERQLAQLQYLTGNVNPDVSQATGQFNLEATGSSPTQPYSLTGDVSGLAGNKDVLLAQDRVRQAETDITVNNLAGRPSLSFTGSAGYRNGYLPEINTPKFNVAAGVALTVPIYSGKRYQLQNQAAQLNLNASRYAVENANAQLRQTIAQLNADIRSNQTRLANLETQVLQSRQALQIANARLRNGVITNVELQSAETGVEEAELGRLTFQYQLLLNQLELKRLLGEPLFQQ